TGTACGATCAATCTAGTTCCCAGCTTGTTGGAGCAGATTCAACGTTACGAGAACGGTCACGTCGATCGGCATCTCAAAGTATCGAGGATGAATGCCGACAGCCTCGATCAGGAACACGCCTGCTACCTGCTCGACAACTTCTTCATGGCGAACGAGCAAAGCATGATTCGCATTTACCCGCGATATCATGAACTATTTCAGAAGCGTGGACTGGGCCGCGACTCCGCAGAGATCGCACTCATGCGATTCACGAAACAGGAGTTGCGGGACCTGCAGGTCTGGAACAATCTGACCTGGATTCATGAACTCGTTTTCGAACGTGATGCTGATCTGACGGCGTTTCGAACGAAGGGGCGAGACTGGACCGAAGACGAAAAGAACTGGCTTCTGGATCGACAGCGTGAGTTGGTCGCGGAAGTGATTCCGCTGCACCGCGAGTTGTCAGAAGGTGGCCAAGTTGAGATCACCACGACTCCCTTCTACCACCCGATTCTTCCGTTGCTCTGGGACAAAAAGTCTGCGCGAGAAGCGATGCCGGGCTGCAAAATGCCGCAGTACACCGACAGCTATAAAGAAGACGTCAAACGGCATCTCGAGAAAGCGGTCGCGTACCATACGAAGCTGTTCGGAGAACCACCGCGAGGATTGTGGCCGTCTGAAGGATCGGTTTCGCAAGACATTCTCGCATCAATCATCGACGTGGGGATCGAATGGATTGCGACCGACGAAGAGATCCTCGGTCACTCGACGGATAACTTTGTCCATCGAGACGCTCACGGGAATGTGAATCGTCCGGAGCTGTTGTACCAGCCGTGGAAAGTGAGCAGTGAAGGGGAGTCGCTGAGTATAATCTTCCGCGATCACGGACTTAGCGATCTGATCGGTTTCCACTATCAGCGGAACGATCCAAACTGGGCGGCTGATGATTTGCTCGCCAAGGTGAAAGGGATTGCTCACGCTGTTGAGAAACATAATCCCGAACAGCCGGCGTTTGTGCCGATCGTGCTGGATGGAGAGAACTGCTGGGAGTACTTCCCGGACGGCGGCGTTGGTTTCCTTCGCAGCTTGTACCGCAAGTCAGTTGTCGATCCACAAGTCAATTCGGTTCGGGTGAGTGAGTTCCTCGCCAAGCATCCGCCGCAAAAGAAGATCAATCGACTCTTCGCTGGTAGCTGGATCAATCACGACTTCTATATCTGGATCGGACATCAGGAAGACCGTGACGCGTGGGATCTTGTTCACATCACTCGCTCCTTCTTGAAGAAGGCGGAGAAGTCGGGCCGCTTCGCTCCTGAAGCCATTCAGGAAGCGTGGAAGGAATTGATGATCGCTGAAGGGAGCGACTGGTACTGGTGGTACGGTGACGATCATCATTCCGGACAGGACGACCTGTTCGACGAGCTCTTTCGACGGCATCTCCGAAATGTTTACACCCTGCTCGGTGAAATGCCTCCTTCGGTGATGTTTGAACCGGTCACTCATGCTGAGCGAAAGCATCTGCATACTCAACCAAAGGCCCTTCTCAACGTGAAGGTCGATGGCCGGATCAGCTTCTTTGAATGGTTAAATGCCGGTCATTACGAAGCAGGTAGCGAACGCGGAACGATGACAATGGTTTCCGATAGTGCGATCACTGATCTGTATTTCGGATTTGATCAGGATCAGTTCCTTCTCCGCTGCGACACAATTCTCGCAGCGAAGTCGGACTTGAAAGACTACGAAGAGATGCGCGTTCGATTTGTTGAGCCCTACGGAATTGAAGTTCAAGTGAAGCTGAACGGATTGATCGAATCGTCGGTCGTTCGTGAGAATGAAGTCGTTGCGAACTCAAACGTCGCAGCTGCAATCGGGAAGGTGCTTGAGGTATCGATTCCCAAGAAGGATCTGGGAGTTGAAGTCGGTCACCGCATGCACTTCGCTGTTGAGCTCATGCA
The sequence above is drawn from the Thalassoglobus sp. JC818 genome and encodes:
- a CDS encoding glycoside hydrolase family 57 protein produces the protein MKPVSLALFWHQHQPYYPDDVADETLMPWVRLHATKDYLGMAMHIQEVPEFHCTINLVPSLLEQIQRYENGHVDRHLKVSRMNADSLDQEHACYLLDNFFMANEQSMIRIYPRYHELFQKRGLGRDSAEIALMRFTKQELRDLQVWNNLTWIHELVFERDADLTAFRTKGRDWTEDEKNWLLDRQRELVAEVIPLHRELSEGGQVEITTTPFYHPILPLLWDKKSAREAMPGCKMPQYTDSYKEDVKRHLEKAVAYHTKLFGEPPRGLWPSEGSVSQDILASIIDVGIEWIATDEEILGHSTDNFVHRDAHGNVNRPELLYQPWKVSSEGESLSIIFRDHGLSDLIGFHYQRNDPNWAADDLLAKVKGIAHAVEKHNPEQPAFVPIVLDGENCWEYFPDGGVGFLRSLYRKSVVDPQVNSVRVSEFLAKHPPQKKINRLFAGSWINHDFYIWIGHQEDRDAWDLVHITRSFLKKAEKSGRFAPEAIQEAWKELMIAEGSDWYWWYGDDHHSGQDDLFDELFRRHLRNVYTLLGEMPPSVMFEPVTHAERKHLHTQPKALLNVKVDGRISFFEWLNAGHYEAGSERGTMTMVSDSAITDLYFGFDQDQFLLRCDTILAAKSDLKDYEEMRVRFVEPYGIEVQVKLNGLIESSVVRENEVVANSNVAAAIGKVLEVSIPKKDLGVEVGHRMHFAVELMQNGEAVNRIPSEGTIDLEVCGPDFERYMWQA